The Vitis vinifera cultivar Pinot Noir 40024 chromosome 1, ASM3070453v1 DNA segment TGCAATTTTAGGGTGATGACAATACACACTTGACATAAACATAGTAACAGTTAGTAAATTGGACAGAATCTAATACCAGCCATTGTTCGTCCAACACTTGTAATTGATCCATTTTCATCAATAGCATCAATGAGATATAATTGCCTTAAAGCATCTTGTAGAGACTCAGCTGCAGCAAAGCCATTCATATTGTCACTATCTCAAATCTTGTTTGGCAGGTTGGGGGAGTAGGTAATAAATGAATCATAGAGAAGAAAATGCAGGAGGAAATGCTGTCTTACAGGAAGGGGaatcaagaaaatcaaatttgagaaTATCAATATCAGGGAGATCTAATGATTTCAAATAAAGAACACTTCCAGCAAGAGAAGATCGCTGTATTTCAGGAACTGTTACATCCAGGAAGTCATCATGGTAAACCATAGATGGGTATAATCGGTAGCACTTCCCAGGACGTGTTCTTCCGGCTCTTCCTGCACGTTGATTGGCTTGTACCCTGCAATTACCCAAACCCAGTCCATtagaattgcaaagaaaataaacGTTCcacataaataaattacaatgcTAAATGAATGCTGCAAGCAGCAAAAGTTGAAGATAATTTACTTGCTAATTTGAACAACATCAAGGGAATACATGCCAGTTAATGGGTTGTATTGCCGCTGCTTCACATAACCAGAATCAATAACATACCTATCATTTATATGCAGTTTAagaacatgagaaaattattcaCCATGAACTCAAATAAGGGATAAGAAAATCTACTCGGTATTCATTAGTGAACTTAGAGCAGGAAGAAAGAGAATGTAatgtaattttgtaatttcataaaaatatctTGATAGAATGCTGAGacaaaaatagaaagtaaaattaaaataaaaataaaaataaataaataaagccaAAAGTATGAACAGAAAAAAGGGTAAGCATTGCATAAATTGATGTAATAGACCAGTTCTATAACACCCAATTTAACAATTCACTAGTTTAATTCACATGTGATTCTCTCTGCACTTTGTTTTCTACTCTTCAATTATTTACTAGATTGCTGGCTAAACTCTGTTGGGAAATTAATCAACCAactattccaaaaaaaaatttccactcCTTTCCcaaatccaaaattttccttCATGTGATGCAGGATGAGCCCCGAATCTGTCTCATGGTTTCAAGGCTTCTTcaaattaaaggagaaaaatcaATATGCGGCCATACGCAGAGCTCAGTGACTGGATAAGAAGGCTCCAGCAGTTATACTTCATCGAAAACattgagaaaacaaaattcTGAAACATTGCTGCCATAGAACTTGTACGATCTCATGATAATTCCAATAAAACCCGAGCCCTCGTCCAGTAaactgattttaaaaaacatatctaATGAGGCTCTTAATATTTTCTCCATGCGTAAGGACTTTATGCTGGCTAACAGATCCTTCACCGAAAATAAGACATTATGCGAATGCaacagaaaaaacaaagaaaaaaaaaagaatgagaagaaaAGCATGAGCATGAAACAAACATcacttagaaaataaataaatcatgctAGAACTAAATGTAATCACCCAAATACACTTTTATGAAAGAGTTAAGTCCCCTTACACAACACCATCAACAGTCAATGAAGTTTCAGCTATGTTTGTGGCAACAATAAATCGCCTGCAATTTGGAGGTGGAGGACTGAATACACGGACCTGTAGAGGAAGAGCAAACATGAAGCATTATATGCAAGGTTCAGAAAGCTTAAAGGTAGCATAATCTGCAGCTGAAAATAGAAAcagataacaataataatgctGATGCAGGAaaggaatgaaagaaaatcaagatgCTTGAAGACCAACAGATATATTATCAAACTCACCATTATCAAGACAAGCAAGATCCCAGTTACAGGAGGCGATAGCCAAAATAAACAATGGAAAGAGTggagaatttaaaatttttgggtttGTATGGTAGTATAAATGAAAATGGTCTTTTCAGAAACATTACACCATTGAAAATGCACAAAACGAAAGAAgagtattttattgttttctacAAATGCTTCTTAAAACAGCTTTTGAAAAATGTCTTACAAGATATGTTTTTTGTGTCATTTCATTTTGTCCATTTACAAAAAGACAATAAAGTTCTCATTTATGCTCGAAAAGAGCCCATTATTTCTTCAACTCCAAAACAAGTTCCATTTCAATCAGAACTTCACTTTGTGCATATTTACTTTCGACCTCCCACAAGCTACATGCCAAAGGACTGCACCCATTTGTAATTACCTAACTAATTGATAAACAATCATAAAAAGTGTTTAGACCTTCCAAAAAAAGTAACATCATTTCACAGAACTTGAGGAAATGGTGGATATCAACTACAAACTGTCATAGTCATAGACCTGAAGCATATGCTGAAGAAGGAAACCTTGGGAAAGACAAAACATTTCATTCACATGATACAGATGACAAGTTAGAGTTATCTAATTTGAAACAACCTTAAAGTAATGGACATCTTAACTGTGACAAAACAAAAAGTAGGGTATATTTGGTTTGATGGGTGTTATTcaggaagaaaaatgagaacaaaaaaaCTTGCCTGCAATTCGGGTGGTAAAGAACCATGAAGGGGAAGGATTATGGCATCCATACAAGAACCTTCCTCCAAGCTTCGGACTCTCTCCTCCAACTTCACTACCAACTTCTCTATATCATCCTAAAAAAGGGCCtcagataaaaattttaatcaacATGAACATCATACTAAAAGCATAAATATTAGGTATTGTGATTGCAAACAAGAAGTTATTATATAGTAGACCTTATAAAACAAATTACTCACCTGCCCAGTCATGAATATTAAAACATCACCTTCTGGTTCCCGAACATGTATATCTATTAGAACCAATTATTAGTACGTACATACAGACATATCCTTGAAAGTCTAAACCAAAAAAGACATATTTGGCAGCAATATTGATTGTTAGGACATTATTATCTCCATGAAGTTGCAATATTTAGAAACTCAAAGCATGAAGCATAAGTACCTAtcactaaaaaggaaaaaacaacaaaacaaaacaaaagcatGCAGCAAGAGCATGACAAGAAGAGTCAACTATGTCATTCTAGATATGCTTATAAATCAATTTCACAATGCTAgagataataaaaatacaaattcaaaTCAGTACCCCACCACACCCATTATTGTCAAGAAGTTTCTGTGGTGGTGTCTGAAAATTCAAATACCATCCACCAATATGATACATGGTGTAATACTTGAATTTATACACATAATAATGAAATGCATGTCTATATGCATTCCATAAATCACAAAAGTTCTGCATACTGTAAACCCAAGTTCAAAACGTACCAATAGCTGTTTTCAAAGAAGACTCGATATAGCTTTTAGGAAGCTCAGCGCTGTACAATATTTCAACAGGGAATAATTTCCCTGGGACGGTAAGTATGGGGCAGTTTGAGAAAAATCTTGATACTTTGCTACCATCAAGAGTGGCGGAAGTGATTAGAACCTTCAAATTGGAGGCACGCATTTTAACCAATCTTTTCATCAGTCCCAATAATATGTCCCTGACCATGGATATTTCCAAAAAATGAGGTGCATTATATGCAGATGGTAAAACAATGAATCAAGCTTCATacataaaatgattttaataaaagcATACATGCATCAAAGTTACAAAATtcagaaaattttctaaaattttaattatacttacGTGTTTAGACTTCTTTCATGAGCTTCATCCAATATAATTACAGAATACTGACTGAGATCAGGGTTAGAAAGACTTTCACGAAGGAGGACTCCATCCGTAAGGTATCTGAGCAGTCCACAACCCTACGGTTAGGGACCAAAAGAGTTGGCCAAACCAATAAAACTAAATTCTAGTTCTATCAGTTAGTAAATCATATTACTTACTTAATACGTGTTCTTTCTGAAGTTCTATCTTCAAATCGAATGGCATAACCCACTTCCTCACCAAGCTGAACACCCAGTTCCTGTGCTACCCGCCTGTGTGGAaccaaaaaaggaagagaggaaAAAACAAATGGATGAGAACGATTCAGCATAGGAGATATATGCTTCACCAATGAACCAATGTACCACCGAATAAGACATACACTTCTATAATCCATGCAGAACATATACACTTCTATAATCCATGCAGAACACTAATGTGCAGATTAAAAGATGATTTCCTTTCTCTGCCACAGACACCATCACAGTCTCAATTATGTAGAATATGCATGGTAAACAAATCTTGAGTATTCCCTTTGACAAATTTTTACTAGTGTGTTAATTTCTACCATCTGAATAGCTCAATGTTTTTATGTCATCACACTATCTCAAGAACAAACATAACTATCTAATCCCAGCTAAATCATCAAGCATAAATCCACATTGGTTCCCTAGTCTGCAAATAAGtcataagaaaagaaataaaagcttGAAACTAGATTACAGGTCAAGATTCCTTTATTAATTTTCCCCTTATTGTTAGGCAAATAATAAATGTTTGTAAAGGAGCCCAGCAAAGGGGAAAGGGGTGGTGTTTGGTATTGCAATCATAGTACAAAAGAATATACAAAAAGATACAAAAGCAATagaactataaaaaaataaataaataaaaataaaaaacaaaagagagtAAGAACATACAATAATCACAAAGCCATTTTCAGCCACTACCCTTGCTATCTACCCGTAATCTCAAGTACATGCTCCAAGCCTTCAAATGCTTAAACAATTCAGCTCTTTCCATACACACCAAGACAAGTATGAAGGAGCAATCCACCACATCATCTTTCTATCCTTGCTAGCAAAACTACCATATCAACTAGATAAAGTGTCATCCGGGTGTTTTAATATGCTTCTAGGCtcacatagtttttttttttttttgggtggggggGAAACATTTGAGAGGAGTTTGAATGTCACTTTCCATGTCTTGATCCCTAAGAAGGTTTGGGCAAATAACATTAGGGGCAATTTATACAAGCTCTTGGAAAATAGGCTTATGAAAGTCATTGGTAAGGTGGTTTCAAAGCATCAGAATACTTTTATGGAAGGTAGACAGATTTTCAATGATGCTCCTGTTTCTAACGAGCCTATTGACTCTAGATCAAAAAACTTAAGGCTAGGGGTAGTTACAAATTATATGTTGAGAAAGCTTATGACCATGTGAAttgagttttttctttcttttttttttttttttttttcttgctttcatTTTTAAGTGATATGAGGTTTTGACAGAAATGGGCAGGTTCAATCAGATTCTGTATCTCTATGGCTTGCCTTCTCAGTTTTGGTAAATTGGACTCCCACTGGTTTCTTCCAAATCTCTAGATGCTTGAGGCAAGGAGATCCACTCTCTTGATACCTGATTATTCTCGCACTGAAGGCCTTGAGCTGTTTTATCTCTAGGGCAATAGATGGAGTTTCATCAATGGCTTTAGAGTGGAGGCCAAAGGCATGAGAGGGCAGAGATTTTTCACCTTTCATGGATGAGTCTCTTTTGTTTGGTGATGCAGATACCTTCAGTTAATGCACATTAGATCGATCTTGTTGTGATTTGAAGCAATTTCAGTCTGAGGATTAATTCAGAGAAAAGTGAGCCTATCATTGTTGGGAGGGTAGAAGAGGTGGATTTGTTGGCCTCTTGTATAAGATGCAAAGTAAGCAAGCTTCAAATTACAGACTTGGATTCATTCCAGTCTTCTTCTACCTTGACCTCTAAGGAAGAGAAATTTCAGCCTAGATTGGCTTTTGGTAAAAGATGGCTTTTGTCCAAGGATGGTAGACTCACCTTGTTGAAGAGCACTTGGTCTAGTAATCAAACTCACTTTTTATCAGCTTTTGTCATTCTGAGGAAGATGTAACACAAGTTAGAGAAGATTCAAAAGGAATTCCTATGCAAAGGAGCTACTGATATACGGATCCATTTAGTGAGGTGGGTGACAATATGTTTTAGAAAGGTTGTGACGGGCTTGGGAGTTAGAAGTTTTAGGGTGCTATATAAGTCTTTACTATGGAAGGGTTGTGAAGATTTGCAACAGATCATGAAAATTTATGGAGAAAGGTAGAAGTATTGGGAATTGGAAAGGGGATGGAGCTTTAGAATGGTAGAGAGCCCTACGGTTAAGTTTGTGGAAGACCATGAAGAGGAGGTGGGAGGAGTTCTTGTCAAGGATGTGCATTGTTATAGTGCACAATCATTGGACTGGATTTTGAACTGACATGTTTTGGGGAGAGCCCTTTGAAAGAGAGATTCTCATTTATAATTTAGCAACACTTAAAGCACTTTGGTGGTGGATTATTGGGATGGACGATGGAATCCTAGTTTTAGAAAAGATTTCTCAGACTAAAAGTTGGCTATGGTGGAGTCCTTGTTGTGTTTGTTGACTCCTTTTAAGTGGTTCATAGGAAAATTTGGTTTAGAAGGTTTCTAAGGAGTTGTTCTCCAAAAAATCTTACTAGAAGTCTATATTGTCAAGTGAGTCATTTTCCTTACTTGCTAAAAAGATTTGGGTTCAAAGAGCTCGACATTATTTATCTATCGCCTGAGGTGTCAGGAAGAGTTGGGGTAGGGTGGGTTTCCTAATATTTCCTTCATTGATTTTATACATAGTTTGGGATAAGAAAGGTGGCTTAATTTgaattttgctttcttttgtcTTTTGGACCTTTGGACATACTTGGGTTGCACCCCTTTTTTGTTAGGCACCTTCTAATCTATTCTTTCTCTTCTATTTGCCTATGAGGAAAATAAAGTGTCCTCCTTTTGGTGAGTCAAAACCAACAATACCCTAAACAAGAAGAATGGCAAACATGAGCAATACACAACTCAAAATGGGCAAGAAAATGATTGATTCTTCTATTTGCTTGCAAAGGCAATTCACAAGGGTCCACCCCCTTCTCATTAGTTGATCTATTGTTAGAATCTTCTCTTGTACTAGTTCTTAGTAGAAAACCAAACCTTAGATGGGGCACTAAACCCACAAACCTTCTTGACAGAATGACCTGACCATATTCGAtcacaaaaagaatttcctAAGAAACAACCATTTTTTACAATCTTCCACACATTCTAACCCCAATCCCTCCACAAAGTATCATACACCAAATCCTATGCAGAAATGATTCAATTCCAACTCCCAATGATTAAAGCTCCTCAGAAATTTTGTATTTGTCTGAAACCTAAGCATTATGACTAATTTCAATAACGAAAAATCTAAGTATTGAGCATTCAAGGAAGCCCTCTACACCAACCATCAAGCCAAAACTTAATCTTTCACAATTACCCATTGAAATACTGATCTCAACCTCTCATAATAGTTTTCCATGAACCATCCCACAAGCCCCTCCTCCCCCTAGAACAACAACCCCCTATTCCTACCCAAACTTAACCGTAAACCACAAAAACCTTGTTGAGAGCCAATAGGATCCTAATGCCATAATAATTTCTGCAAACTATCTTGCTTAACAGTAAACTCAAAAGCCTTGTTGAAACAAATAGTTGACTACTATTTTGCTTCTAATATCCAACTCCCCCTTTGACTAGTCAGAACAAATGGTTGACCTCTCAACCAAATGCATTTTCCTGTTCACAAGGCTGCGCTCCTAAAGAAGTTGTGCTGAACCTTTTAAAACCATAACCAAACcatttcaaaattctaaaattgttatttttcttctcctagGATTTCTTCTCTGTCAAAGGAGACTTAGATTGATGGAGGGCGCTCTTCcatttactttttctctttgttcATGTTTACCAGAAATCAAATAGTCTGCTTGAACCTAACTGACCTTGGCCTACATTTGATTtctgagaaaacaaaggaagaTTCTTTTAAAGAAGAGGCAATTTGTTGTTATGTCCTTCATTCTTTTCCGAAATTCAAATTACTCAACTAACTAAGCCAAGTAATCACATTAGCCTCATTAAATGCATGCCTCATTTCCTCTAACACCCAaacacacaaaaataaataaaacaaaagaaattacaaaaagacaaaagaaacaaaatattctaaGATATTCTGAATTCTGGTACTTTTTTCCTTCCCTCACCTTTTCCCCAGCATCATAACTCATCCATGGACCAACACCCCTTGTTTGTTTCCCGAGAAAAAAAACGAGAGAAAGGAGCAGAAAATGCCCAGGATACCCCAGAAGACAAATGCCCTcttcttcaaataaaaaaaaaaataccaaatcaTTCACAGTAGTATGATTACCTTGCCACGGAAACTGCGGCGACTCGCCGGGGCTGAGTGACGGCAACGTTGCCGGAATTGGTGTAGCCCCGCCGGTACAAAATCTGAGAAAGCTGAGTGCTCTTTCCGGAACCGGTCTCTCCGATTATTACTACCACTGAGTTTTGTTCCACGATATCGATGATCTTCTCCTCGAATTGTAGAATTGGAAGCTTCGCCATCGAAGAATCAATGAAACATATGGAGagggccaaaaaaaaaaaaaaccaacaactaAATTAGGGTTTTACAAGGGTTCTTCTGACAGTTGCTCGTTATTTGACCGCTTCGCAGTAGAGGGAAAAAGAAATttgatattgaaaatatttatactgttataaataagataataaggCGGTGAATGGATACCATTGAAATTCATTTAATGAGACGAGTATTAAATGGAGATCATTTGTAAGACTATAAACTGCCTCTCATCTTTTGTACAAATGATATCTCCAATAAGAAAatctcttttccattttcttaattcctctcaaagaacacttttctcatatatattcCATTTATCCTGGTTTTTATgacatatataattattttttaacatagttattattattattataaattttaaaaggtagaaattcataaaatctaaattaactttttatatttagattaaGGTTGCAACTTGGGTGAGTTGGTTGGATTGATGACTAATTCGAGTCTAACcagaattaaaaaacaataaacctGAACTTTAACATGAGATACTCAAACAACCCAAACTCACCTCATTTTTTTAAGTCTGAGTTGAGTTTGGGTTGTTTAAATTATATTCGAGTTAATGGAATTAGATTTTAGTTAGTCATGCtgcataattcaaaatatatatatgatattattttattacatttatatgaaaatttaaataataaatagaacaaaatttcaaaatagcaataaaagaataaacataaatttatatatttaaaaaaaaacaaaaaaaaacatatgatataatacaatttgatattttttttcttaaaaatagaaaaagaaaataaaatattattataggTGATAAAAtgcattataaattttataaaaacattaaggATTCAGGTTAGATTTGAGTTGTTTGAACCCTACACTGAATTTAACCCAAATTGagtttaaattgaaaaaacctAACCCAAATCCAACttgaatattgaaaatgattgtcTAACCCTATCCAAAGTGCACTTCTGATTTAAATTTATGTAGGAGCCTCAAAGTATATAAATGTCACTGGAAGGATTTTCCTTATCT contains these protein-coding regions:
- the LOC100245855 gene encoding probable pre-mRNA-splicing factor ATP-dependent RNA helicase DEAH4; the protein is MAKLPILQFEEKIIDIVEQNSVVVIIGETGSGKSTQLSQILYRRGYTNSGNVAVTQPRRVAAVSVARRVAQELGVQLGEEVGYAIRFEDRTSERTRIKYLTDGVLLRESLSNPDLSQYSVIILDEAHERSLNTDILLGLMKRLVKMRASNLKVLITSATLDGSKVSRFFSNCPILTVPGKLFPVEILYSAELPKSYIESSLKTAIDIHVREPEGDVLIFMTGQDDIEKLVVKLEERVRSLEEGSCMDAIILPLHGSLPPELQVRVFSPPPPNCRRFIVATNIAETSLTVDGVVYVIDSGYVKQRQYNPLTGMYSLDVVQISKVQANQRAGRAGRTRPGKCYRLYPSMVYHDDFLDVTVPEIQRSSLAGSVLYLKSLDLPDIDILKFDFLDSPSSESLQDALRQLYLIDAIDENGSITSVGRTMAELPLESSLSRMLMEANECGCLSQALTVAAMLSAETTLLPGRSKSTEKKRKHTPTDLPDGSGWGDHIQLLQIFEQWDQTDYDPNWCKDHGLQVRGMMFVKDVRKQLSQIMQKMARGSLDVRAKERWKESRQDYKNLRKALCAGYAGQLAERMIHHNGYRTLGLKSQLVQVHPSSVLRADEDGMLPNYVLYHELVVTTRPYMRNVCAVEMSWVMPILKKLENLNINKLSGGSNQVEDRTEEKSSDSPKKSVDVARPPNDAESRIQAARDRFMARKAKR